In Lysinibacillus sp. 2017, the DNA window GCGATGGCTTGTATTGTCTCATTCAACTTGATTCCCTCATTCCTATCATTATCACCTAGATTATAACAGTAAAATGATATGTTGTAAGCTAACAATGGAATGTCCCTTCGTCTAAAAAACATACATTTTAACTATAAAACCCCTAAATCATAGTTAAAAACCGAACATTAAGATTTAATATTTTACAAAAATTCGTCTATTTAACATTCTTTCTTCTCTTTTATGTTTTTTCTCGAAATAATTTCACGAATTTTCCCACATTTCTATTAAAAGAGTATATTATCAATTTAGGTATTCATTTTTATTACACAAGGAGTGTTTTTCAATGACAGTAACGACGAAACGCGCATTTAACTTTAATGCTGGTCCATCTGCATTACCATTAGAAGTTTTACAAAAGGCACAAGCAGAACTTGTTGATTTTAAAGGCACAGGTATGTCTGTAATGGAGCTTAGTCATCGCAGTGCAACATTTGAAGAAGTACATAACGAAGCCATTGCACGTTTACGTATGCTATTCGAAATCCCTAAAAACTACGAAGTCCTATTTCTTCAAGGGGGCGCTAGTCTTCAATTTACTATGATTCCAATGAACTTCCTTAAAGAAGGCCAAACAGCAAGCTATATCCAAACAGGCGCTTGGTCAGAAAAAGCGTTCAAAGAAGCGAAACTTTTCGGTACACCTGTAGAAGCGGCAAGTTCAAAAAACAATAACTATAAAAATATTCCTACAGTTTCAGAGATTGAAATTGACGAAGAAGCGGCTTATATTCATTTAACTTCAAATAATACAATCTTCGGTACACAGTGGAAAACATTCCCGACTACTGGCGATATTCCTTTAATCGCAGATATGTCTTCTGATATTTTATCGAAGAAAGTGGATGTTTCTAAATTTGCGATGATTTATGCAGGGGCACAAAAGAACTTAGGCCCTTCTGGTGTCACAGTTGTTATTATTCGCAAAGATTTCCTTGAAAAAGCAAATCCTAACATTCCAACTATGTTGAAATACGAGACATATTCGAAAAATAATTCTTTATATAATACGCCACCTACATTTGGCATTTATATGTTAGGCGAAGTATTAAAATGGGTCGAAGCACAAGGTGGTTTACAAGCAATCGAAAAACAAAATGAAGAAAAAGCAAAATTCATCTATGATGTGATTGACCATTCAAATGGCTTCTACTACGGACATGCTACAGAAGATTCTCGTTCATTAATGAACATTACATTCCGTGTGGCAGATGAAGAATTAGAGAAGAAATTCCTAGCTGAAGCAAACGAAGCTGGCTTCGTCGGTTTAAATGGTCACCGTTCTGTTGGTGGCTGCCGCGCATCTGCTTACAATGCTGTACCAGTAGAAACATGCCAAGCACTTGCTAACTTCATGATGAAATTCCAGCAAGACAATCAATAAACCCAACTAAAATTATATGCTTCAAAATATCATCTCGTACTTTTTAGTGTGAGATGTATTTTTCTGATTTTTTTAATAAGGGGGAACTGAATGAAAAAATGGCATTATAGCTGGAATATTTTAGCGGTAACATTTATAGCCATTATTGTCGCAGGGATTATCCGCTCCTCTGCTGGGGTATTTATTGAACCATTTGAACAAGATTTTGGTTGGAGTCGCCCGTCCATATCCTTTGCCTTTGCCATTAGTTTATTTTTATATGGTTTTTCAGGTCCATTTATGGCAGCTTTTGTTGAAAAATACGGTTTAAAACGTGTGATGCTTATTTCAATGACGCTACTTGCAGCTGCACTAGCTTGTACATTTATTATGCAAAAAGAGTGGCAGCTTGTACTTATTTGGGGCGTTATGATGGGGATTGGTTCGAGTTTATTTTTAACCGTTCTAAGTACGCAAGTGGCAAATCGTTGGTTTGTAAAACGACGTGGTTTAGCTATTGGGATTTTAACGGCAGCAACTGCAACGGGTCAGCTTATTTTACTACCTGTTCTTGCTAAATTAGTTGATCACTATTCATGGAAAATGGCCATTTTATTAATTTTTGTATTAAGTATTTGCATGATTGTACTGATCGCACTATTTATGCGCAATTTTCCGGCTGATAAAGGACTTGCCCCTTACGGAAGGGATGAACTAGTTGAGCCTGTAAAATCCACTGTAGGTAATCCTTTTTCAATGGCTTTTCTGGCATTGTTGGAAGGCTTAAAAGCGAAAGAATTCTGGTTATTAGCGGGAAGTTTCTTTATTTGCGGTTTATCGACAAGTGGTTTAATTGGGACTCATTTCATTTCATACTGTATTAGCTTTGGTATTCCTGTTGTAACTGCTGCTGCGATGCTTTCTTTTATGGGGATTTTTGATTTAATAGGAACAACGCTTTCTGGGTGGTTATCCGACCGTATTGATAATCGGTGGCTATTATTTTGGTATTACTCGCTTCGTGGGCTTTCGCTAGTTGCATTACCTTTCGCTCTAGCTTCTGGATCATATATGTGGTTGATGATTTTTGCAATCTTTTATGGACTTGATTGGATTGCTACCGTTCCACCCACAATCGGCTTAACGCGCCAACGCTTCGGCTTAGAAAAAAGTGCGATGATGTATGGCTGGATGGTTGCCTTTCACCAAGTCGGTGCAGGGGTAGCTGCCTATTATGGTGGTGTTTTCTATGAGGCCTTTGGTTCTTACAAAATGGCATTTTTATTAGCAGGTGGCTTTTGCTTACTTGCAAGTCTGTTTGTTATATTAATTAAAAAGACACCTGTTGCACCAACTAGCGCAACATGATGTTCTTACTTATGTCGATGAGAAAGTTAGATTTTCTATCGACTAAAAACAAAAAACGGCTTGAATCCTTACTTTCATAGGATTCAAGCCGTTTATTTTATTCGAATGTTGGTTTATAGAATGAACGGTTATCCAATGGGAATAAACGCTCTGTAAATTCACCCGGTTGTGTTTTATCTAATGCACGTGTTAACATGTTCATTTTTGCATCAATATTATCAATATAATGTAACATTTCTGCTTCCTGAATCATTGGCTTTTTCGGGCTACCCCACTCTTCTTTCCCGTGGTGAGATAACACTAAGTGTTGAAGTAACATCACTTCTTCACCTTCAATTTTTAATTCTGCTGCTGCAAAGCCAATTTCGTTGACCATAATCGAAATATGACCAAGTAAGTTTCCTTCGACTGTATACATCGTACCAACTGGACCACTTAATTCGATGACTTTCCCGATATCATGTAAAATAACACCCGCGTATAAAAGATCGCGATTTAACGTTGGATATAAATCACAAATGGCACTACTTAATTTCAGCATGGATACGACATGGTCAATTAACCCCGATGCGTAGTCATGGTGATTTTTCGTTGCTGCTGGGAAAATCATTAAGCTTTCTTGATGCTTTTTAATAATATGACGTGTAATACGTGAAATGTTTGGATTTTTAATTTGGAAGAAAAATTCGTTTAATGATTCCATTAATTCTTCTTTAGGAATCGCCGATGTAGGTAATAAATCGCTAATTTGTACGCCTTCATCTTCTCGAACGGGACGAATTTGTTTGACGCGTAATTGATTTTTACCTCGGTAATCATGAATCTCTCCGCCAACTTTTACAATTACTTGTGCACGATATAAATTTTCATGTTCTTCGTTTGTATCCCAAAGCTTTGCCTCAACATCTCCACTTCTATCTTGTAGTAGTAGTGACATAAATGGCTTACCTACTGTCGTTACTCCTTTTTTCGCCTCTTTAATTAATAAAAACTGGTCTACCTGATCTCCAGGTTGGAGTTTTGTAATTCCATTCACAAGCAATCGCTCCTTTATACTCTATTACTATATATTGTAACACGCCTACGTCCATTTTCCGATAAAAAGACATCTTATGCGTTCATGAACATGTCATAAATTTAATTTTTTTTAAAATAAGAATGTGTAGTTTCGTGAATTATCAAACTATTTCTTGTATAATAGATATATCTTGCTTACAAAGGGTGGTTTTAATGGAGAATTATCGTTTTACTGCATTTGAAAAAACAGGGGAAACTTTATTCGATGAAGTATGGACTTTTGAAAACGATGAAGCTGCAAAAATCGAGGGCCAAAAGAGCATCGAAGACAAAGGCATCGCTGAAAAGACACATCGTTTAGTCAATAATTCAGGTAAATTAATTTTATTCCACGTTTAATGTACATACGCAAAAGAGGTGCCAAATTAATCGGCACCTCTTTTTTATCCCAAAATAACTTGATTGAAGGTTCTTTAGGCAATACGTTTAATCACTTCATATAATTCATGATTTGTAGGCACTTGTAAATACATACGCAGTCGTACAATACGATCTAATTCCTTCTCAATCATATTTTTTGCAAATGCCTCTTGATCGTCTGATGCATACATATTGCGTAATTCTTCTGGCATATTATAAATTTCATTGAAATCATGTAATACTTGATGAAGTTCTTGCTCA includes these proteins:
- the serC gene encoding 3-phosphoserine/phosphohydroxythreonine transaminase, with the translated sequence MTVTTKRAFNFNAGPSALPLEVLQKAQAELVDFKGTGMSVMELSHRSATFEEVHNEAIARLRMLFEIPKNYEVLFLQGGASLQFTMIPMNFLKEGQTASYIQTGAWSEKAFKEAKLFGTPVEAASSKNNNYKNIPTVSEIEIDEEAAYIHLTSNNTIFGTQWKTFPTTGDIPLIADMSSDILSKKVDVSKFAMIYAGAQKNLGPSGVTVVIIRKDFLEKANPNIPTMLKYETYSKNNSLYNTPPTFGIYMLGEVLKWVEAQGGLQAIEKQNEEKAKFIYDVIDHSNGFYYGHATEDSRSLMNITFRVADEELEKKFLAEANEAGFVGLNGHRSVGGCRASAYNAVPVETCQALANFMMKFQQDNQ
- a CDS encoding MFS transporter — its product is MKKWHYSWNILAVTFIAIIVAGIIRSSAGVFIEPFEQDFGWSRPSISFAFAISLFLYGFSGPFMAAFVEKYGLKRVMLISMTLLAAALACTFIMQKEWQLVLIWGVMMGIGSSLFLTVLSTQVANRWFVKRRGLAIGILTAATATGQLILLPVLAKLVDHYSWKMAILLIFVLSICMIVLIALFMRNFPADKGLAPYGRDELVEPVKSTVGNPFSMAFLALLEGLKAKEFWLLAGSFFICGLSTSGLIGTHFISYCISFGIPVVTAAAMLSFMGIFDLIGTTLSGWLSDRIDNRWLLFWYYSLRGLSLVALPFALASGSYMWLMIFAIFYGLDWIATVPPTIGLTRQRFGLEKSAMMYGWMVAFHQVGAGVAAYYGGVFYEAFGSYKMAFLLAGGFCLLASLFVILIKKTPVAPTSAT
- the yhaM gene encoding 3'-5' exoribonuclease YhaM, producing MNGITKLQPGDQVDQFLLIKEAKKGVTTVGKPFMSLLLQDRSGDVEAKLWDTNEEHENLYRAQVIVKVGGEIHDYRGKNQLRVKQIRPVREDEGVQISDLLPTSAIPKEELMESLNEFFFQIKNPNISRITRHIIKKHQESLMIFPAATKNHHDYASGLIDHVVSMLKLSSAICDLYPTLNRDLLYAGVILHDIGKVIELSGPVGTMYTVEGNLLGHISIMVNEIGFAAAELKIEGEEVMLLQHLVLSHHGKEEWGSPKKPMIQEAEMLHYIDNIDAKMNMLTRALDKTQPGEFTERLFPLDNRSFYKPTFE
- a CDS encoding YhzD family protein, yielding MENYRFTAFEKTGETLFDEVWTFENDEAAKIEGQKSIEDKGIAEKTHRLVNNSGKLILFHV